Within Topomyia yanbarensis strain Yona2022 chromosome 2, ASM3024719v1, whole genome shotgun sequence, the genomic segment CATTCGCCACCGGATCGGTTGCGAGAACTTTGATGGTAGGCAGGAACAGCCGCTTAATGATGTCAGCACCGACGACGTCTGCCAGGGCGTTGATGCAGAAGAGACAAGTCATTCCTGTAATACAATGCATGTGGTTATATACgcttataaacaaaaaaatagtaAAGCTCCAGAAAAGTTTGAAATATCCAGCAACCGAATAATTATTCTTTCAATCATTTTCCCCCAATCCATAATGTAATCTAGGCAAAAGAAATCAATACTAACTGTGCAGATAGTTGCTGTTTTTATACATGACTAAAATCTGGTTAATGATGTTAGTTTCCGCCCATTGGGTGCCGAAGGTCTGCACAATTTTCTTCATGTTCAGAGTGGCGGCTTCGCGAATTGCGTATACGTGATCGTTCAACCAGTTAAAGCAAAGATCCCGCAGCTTCTGGTTGAAATACTCCTGTCCGAGCTGGCCAGCCAACAGAGGCATGTATTCGATGATAGCCAATCGAACGCGCCACTTAGAATCCTCGGCCAATTCGACAATTGCAGGTAGTAGAGATTGCGATAACTGTTGGATTCCGATTACATCGTTGATGCACTCCAGTGTGGAGATAATGTTTAGTCGAACTTCTGGCCATTCGTCTTTTAGCTGTAGCAAAAACAGCGGCAGCAAATGTTCGATTGTGTTGGTGCGGCCAAGAATCGGACTCAGTCCCATGATTACCGAAGCTAGCGCGGATTTGACGTGCTGATTTGGATCGGCCACCAGTTCCTTCACATAGGGAAGAATTGATGTCATTATAATCTGCTCCTGGCTGCCCTTTTCCAAATTGCAACAAAATTCTGTCACTTTCGTGGCAGCCGAGGCTCTAACTTCTGCCTCGGTGTCCTTCAACAGATACTGGAACGCTGGGACCAAGTCGGTTTTCGTTATTTCCGGTCCAACTGCCTTCTGAAGTTCGGTAAACTTTTCGGCAACCATATAACGTACGCGCCAGGACGAATCATTTACGCACTGACGTAGTGTTGGCATCACGTTCTGTTGAACAAATAAAAAGTGAGATTGTACCTATAAACCTGAAAATATTAAAACTTACATGTTCCACATCGTCCTGCTGTAGTAACTGAGCAATACTGACACAAGCCTCTACAGCCAATAAACGAACCGAATCCTGATCGTCTTGAGCCATCTGGACAAACATCGAGATCAAATCCGATTTCAAatattccaactcgacaacttGGGCGAATTCACCTAGTTTTCCGGCGGCTGCTCTACGAACCATGGGAGTTTCATCCTGGCACAACTGGCGGAAATTATTTCGCAGCTCAGCTTTAACCGCAGCCGACACCCTTGGATAGCAAACCGAGAAAAGTCCACACGCGGAGGTTCGAGATGTGAACCAATCACCGGATACCAGCCGCTGCAGGGTTGGAACCACATGAATTTCCAAATCCTGAGCACTATGCTGAGCAGCCACGATACGCAAGGACTCAACAGCTTTGTCGCGCACTACCGTTTCCTCTACTGTGGCTAGCGATTCAAGCGGTGGAATCAAGTACATTGCGTAATCCGGTCCACCAACAAGGGCAGTAAAGTTGCCCAATTGCTCAGCAAGTGCCAGCAAAACTTCATCCTCGTCGTAAATGGTTTCCGTTAGAAATGGAATCAACTCAGTGCGGGTTCGTTCCTCGCCCAGTGCCAGTGCAATCGTTGACAGCTTTTTTATCGAGTTCAAACGCAGCTAAATAAAAGAGAAACAATTAATTTTCTATGGCACAGTAATTATTCAACACAATCTATGAAATTGTATGCGTACTCGCATTGAATTATATAAATAAACCATAGAATCCCGTCGAACTCGAGTAACAAATCAATCGGAAGCACCTTGACCTAGTGTGACCTCAGCGGAATCGTTTGTTTCCAAGTGAACCTATGTCATTTTCCCAAACAATCCTTTCGCACTCACCTGAATATCCTCGTTTTTAAGCTCATCGATCAGCACCGCAATCGGGTAGAGTGAATCATCCGCCGCTTTATCACCACTGGTACTGGCAGCCATGTTTTGTGTAGGTATGTTGttctgaaaatgagaaaatagtATTCAAGACACCGCAACAGCAGCCCCAACTCTTCTTTTTCTTTTCGTCAGGCAAACAGTTCTAACGCCCAAATATTCACATTTCATCGGCCGCGGGTTCACCAGATACCGGAAAACACAGCTCGTCAACGCTCACCTGCAGGGATAATGTTTTTCTTCAGCTTCCGAAACGATTCGAAAGGTTTCCGGACGAATATTCCTCGGTGATAAAACTTTCTTCTCCTTCCTATGCCCGATCAGCGCAATCAAATGCGTGCTGAGAGGCGATTTGAATgaaaatgtcacttttctgtcTTGTACTCACGCACACACTCTCGCAACCTTACAATTTCTGACTGTTTGGTTGGTACCGAAtgatcaatatcaaattcaaaGAGGTGCGAATGAATGCTGTTTTCATTTGGGTTAGTAATACGAAAAACGCAAACCGGTTCGGTAAAGGCCACCCTCGAAAGGAACGTCACTTCACAGaaaccctgtcaaaaaaaatgcggacgaatatggtcaggcgatttaaaaagtttgacgtttaactcaactcgcctgtgctaattgcccctaggaacaaatgcaatttgcgaatgcgatttaaaggcaatttcaatacttatgtcgttttcgcttgaagcagaaactaactcagtttcggacctaactgctgtcaaaccgtttgtttgaagccagtttccaacctaggttatgcgccactgaactgaaaaccgggttgggttccaacctgaaatatatttcgggttcgctcacaccaccgctgtttggcgagaacccaactcagtttcatttaaaacgttcgtttgaagcaactaacctgggttagtttctaggttctcaatcgaaaacgacattagacaaattttctggcggctgaaatggacttggttgttttttgcgtttttcgaacatggcggttcatgtttggcttaagattaaaattgttttttgaaaaattggtgtgttctcacttgtattttgtttgtctagtgcacttcatttagccaacgaatgtagaaaattgtggagtcgtgtgtaagtatagtagaacaagatctctgacataaagtcttaatgaacgtcagattgcgATAAGTtttggcacagagaacagacatataagctagaacaaactttcccgaaaaacctgtgtaaacatttaaatgaaaatacgttgaaaaacaccatcgcatacaggttcgcatgcgtgagtcaccattgtatccaagttcgcatacaagtcccgtatagcgattgctggccgatcgaagcgccgaccagtggcaagttgctacttgctgttgtcatttcaaagcggctgtttatttttttacacaagttgaaaactttacttgtgtgTCAGTTATCAGtggttttggtgtgcaatacctttgattcttcctatacgttggtggtgattacctagtatactggtaagtatatgtgagtggataatgaatccgaaaataagaattatttttaattttcatattaggcaattaagggcgattaaatggcgcgttccgtgggcgatttaagggcgggttgggcggcaaaaaatgacggcggcaaatcgcccaaatgttgcatttgaaatagccccctaattgccgttagccagcaacttgccctttttgactgggaattGTATATGTAAAGCGGCCCTtatacgttcaatatttttgtcaatacgagtattgacgatattgttgcaatatttcaatcccatttgaaatccacatcgtcaataccactttttttcattacacgtacaatacttttgtcaatactctctagtattgacaaaaatattgtacgtgtaagggccgcttaatTGTTTTATTCCGTTCGATTTGCATGAACTTTcattttttaggtaattttagaaaatttaaacaattttctaccAAATCGAATATtgctaaaaaaatcagaaaaaattcAGCATATTTATCCAAACTCAATCCAATTTTGCTAGAATTCCGATCAATTTGATGTAACTGGCAACTCTGCATGCTCTATTTtggaaactttcaataattcTGACAACAAAATGTATGTTTCTgtcctgtcaaaaaaaatgcggacgaacgtGGTCGGcgttttaaaaagtttgacgtttgactcaactcgcctgtgctaattgcccctcggaacaaatgcaatttacgAATGCGAttcaaaggcaatttcaatacttagacaaattttctggcggctgaaatggacttggttgtttttcgcgtttttcaaacatggcggttcatgtttggtttaagcttaaaattgttttttgaacaattggtgtgttttcacttgtactttgtttgtctagtgcacttcatttagccaacgaatgtgggaaattgtggaatcgtgtgtatgtatagaagaacaagatctctgacctagtCTTAATggacgtcagattgtgataagttttgaattgcaataccaatttcaccattgattcttcctataatttggtggtgattacctagtataatggtaagtatatatgagtagataatgaatccgaaaataagcattatttttaattttcttattaGGCAATTAAAGGCGATTAAaaggcgcgttccgtgggcgatttgggggcgatttaggGGCGGGTTGGGcgacaaaaaaatgacggcggcaaacagcccaaatgttgcatttgaaaaagccccctaattgccagcaatttgttggcaaattgaagggcaattagcgcatccgagttggcaaatagccccccgttagccagcaacttgcccttttgaCTGGGTGTTGTGATTTTCTCTTGTAGTTATGCTGCTGACGATGTTTTGTATTGATTTCATCGAGCACTGAAACTGTCAAAACGTGTTTCgaacaattaattttttttcatgactcATTTAAAACCAACCTCGGCCATTCCATACCATTATCAAGTAGTGTCGGAAATTCGAATAGATTTCGAACTAATCAATGCCAATTTTTATCTAtccttttttttcgattataaaggttttaaccttaaggtcattcgcctcttcgggttagaaaaatctcttaagaaaaatctctaacccgaTGTGCGGGGtatgggattcgaacccagatgagctgcgtgtaaggcaatcgattttccAACTTCGCTATGCCCGTCCTCTTTATCAATCCAATcagaattttaaattataagttTATTTCATTAACAAATCACGAAGTGTCGTTCCCCTCGGCCATCCTGCATAAGCGAGAATAATAAATGGATAATTTGTattaaaagagattataactactacccagtaaagttcagccggaaatgaactggaattctggctggttccagttcgtgatCCTGCTCcattgacacaaccgattctaactagaatcggttgtgtcactggaaccggatcacgaactggaaccagccagaattccagttcgtttccggctgagcttaactgggtagaGGGAGCAACCTAGGGGCAGCTCACTTCTGATGcaattttaaaaatcagcgaaattaaatgcatttctttccatcaaaatagaaatttataatgtattttgcgttacgtgtaatgtattttgcgttgcgcgttagacgtcaaaaccctacaaaaaacttgCCCTACATTCAGCAAAACGTCGaataaagtggatcagcgtaggacgtttgttaaacaaacttttctgcaaaggagagcaaagttgatgcaaaaatggaaattaattgcattttttttagtttgatgcaaatttgtattacattcttagagtgatctgcccttaGGATTCGACAATAAACACGCCACAACTTAAATTATATCTGTCATTTGGGGCATTGTTTTCAGTCCGATAACCATTTGGGGAATATGGCGTTAGGTTACGTTACAATACAAAAACGACATTTTTTTTGTGGAATATACATGTACATTACCAGAAATAGTCGCTTAGTTCCGAGTTTCTACTATTTCTCGACCGTTTTTCGAGAAACAATATTGGAAATATTTAGTGTGTTTTTTGTTGTTATACTATGTTATCCATAGGTTACTATAATGCAACTCGCATAGTTAAACACGATTTGTGACATAGTCCGAACAATAAACCTATTTTATAGGATCTAGAAACTATTAGAGTTGCTACATTTGTATTGTGCCTACAATTTgaacttagattttattcaatgaatataaCAATAGTTGTACAATATTCCCAATAGTAACGACGAATTGAAAGGTTAAATTATAGAAGAACAATATCCAGTACTGTAACCATATATGATATTGTACATCTTGATGATCATGTTAATGGTTCGAATGTTAAACAAACAATATCTGACATGGTTTCGCTTATTAACAAAACAGTAAATATACCTTATGTGGAATTGTtgcaatatattgaaaaattgtaaatatatagaacataaatttattatttttgttgtaaTCATTTGCATATGTTATATGTTATATATTATATAGTCCACCGATCGCCAgccctagaaaaactctagtaagagaactgcggagagaaaaacagcatttttggcaacgtatgccccggcattgtatggcaacacgtccaatgttataaggataggcaatgttcgattggattcgttttttgacagctaaatgcgaatccaatcgatccaaaatggagtctccgcagttctctttctagagtttttctagccAGCACCAGCATCTATTGTTTAACccaaggagcttttattctcaggtgatgcgatcctcaaaaacgccgatcagccatgttggtttaaaaaacgacagctaacaacattgtttactagttctctcttgcttggatttcagtgggCAAAGTtattcgctgtcatttttcttccccgtAGTCTGCTGCACGtggaatggagtcattatggatttcaaatcaaatgcaaccaccgattctgagtcggaatcgattgtattgttgcatttgatttggaatccataatgactccattcagaaatccgaatcggttccggaatgagtttaactggggccTAGCCGTcttttcgtttactgggtgTAAATACCCCTCGCAAAACCAGTGAAGCGGTACAAAACTACACCGGTTCAACCAGTTCAAGGCGCCCTGTCCCTGTGAAGCGACATGTGGAATAAACTGTCAAACAGAAAAACAAATAGCCTGTGCAATGTTGTTATCttgaaataatattttatttttaccatAAACAGTTTGCATTTATTAGGATTAAAACAATGGAGGGGTAAATATAGCAGTTGTTTTTCTTGGAAAAATTAGAAATCACCCACAATTTTTCCGTTTCCAACAGAATCAGCTTCGATTCCCTATCGTATCTTCCGGACGATTCCTTTGTGATAGAGTGCaatgatgattttggcggaaTCTGTGAGGACATCGTGTGCCTTGCAAATGCAACTCATTTGGTGGATCACCTCGATCCCCTCAGGCTGGCAGCTGGTAATGATAGTCCGCCAAGCAATAGCTACTATTCATCCGTTAGATGCTTCGACAAAGAGATACCGTCACTGTTTTCCGAGATGGAATACTTGACGGAGGTTTCGCCCGAAACGGAAATCGCTATCGTACCAAATCATAGCGAACCACTTGCTGTCAACCCAAGTGAGCTTTCTTGGAAAGGACAGGATACGATTTTGGAGGAAAGGATTGAGCTGGCTAGTGATGCGGAACAATATTTCTCATCCGTTGATGAAGATTCTAAGGACGACGTCAAATTGAACAATCGATATCTTGCCTCAACGAATTATAGGAAAATTCTTCAAAACTACATTCAAAAAGGAAAACGTAAGCTTGAGGAGAGTTCGTACTCGAAAATGAAAGCCACTGTTATGAGTGTTAAAGGCGGTGTCAATTCTACCTCCCTCATCGAAACCGTTACCTGTGCTTCCTACGCAAATTCGCCAAAATGTGCTGCCACTGGAGGATCTCCATCGTCCGAACAATACGATCGACTTCAATCGGAACCAGTCCCTCTGCCAAATTACCGATGTCGCGATTGTAACTCATGCTTCCTCTCCGTTGAACGACTGAAGAAGCACACTTGCATAATTGCGGAACAGTACCAGTGTCAGCTGTGCCGTCGAGAGTTCCGTAAGCGAAAAACTCTTGAACAGCATATAAAGTCCCACAACAAAGTATTTTCTACCGATGCGGATTTACGTaactggtaatttttttttctgggctTTCGCAGCTCTGTATGTTTGTGTTTTTAGATAGTTGGTTTTCCATCGCATCTAAATGTAGATATTTTATTTGAGGCTGTATTTTGATGTTTGAGTCTTATA encodes:
- the LOC131685831 gene encoding serine/threonine-protein phosphatase PP2A 65 kDa regulatory subunit, which translates into the protein MAASTSGDKAADDSLYPIAVLIDELKNEDIQLRLNSIKKLSTIALALGEERTRTELIPFLTETIYDEDEVLLALAEQLGNFTALVGGPDYAMYLIPPLESLATVEETVVRDKAVESLRIVAAQHSAQDLEIHVVPTLQRLVSGDWFTSRTSACGLFSVCYPRVSAAVKAELRNNFRQLCQDETPMVRRAAAGKLGEFAQVVELEYLKSDLISMFVQMAQDDQDSVRLLAVEACVSIAQLLQQDDVEHNVMPTLRQCVNDSSWRVRYMVAEKFTELQKAVGPEITKTDLVPAFQYLLKDTEAEVRASAATKVTEFCCNLEKGSQEQIIMTSILPYVKELVADPNQHVKSALASVIMGLSPILGRTNTIEHLLPLFLLQLKDEWPEVRLNIISTLECINDVIGIQQLSQSLLPAIVELAEDSKWRVRLAIIEYMPLLAGQLGQEYFNQKLRDLCFNWLNDHVYAIREAATLNMKKIVQTFGTQWAETNIINQILVMYKNSNYLHRMTCLFCINALADVVGADIIKRLFLPTIKVLATDPVANVRFNVAKSLQKLSPFLDQAAIDEHVKPILEKLNTDADVDVKYFASEAMVGIAAA
- the LOC131682211 gene encoding uncharacterized protein LOC131682211 — protein: MEGISFDSLSYLPDDSFVIECNDDFGGICEDIVCLANATHLVDHLDPLRLAAGNDSPPSNSYYSSVRCFDKEIPSLFSEMEYLTEVSPETEIAIVPNHSEPLAVNPSELSWKGQDTILEERIELASDAEQYFSSVDEDSKDDVKLNNRYLASTNYRKILQNYIQKGKRKLEESSYSKMKATVMSVKGGVNSTSLIETVTCASYANSPKCAATGGSPSSEQYDRLQSEPVPLPNYRCRDCNSCFLSVERLKKHTCIIAEQYQCQLCRREFRKRKTLEQHIKSHNKVFSTDADLRNW